One genomic segment of Arthrobacter sp. JZ12 includes these proteins:
- a CDS encoding amidase: MGFDVVEKGIAELRDALETGAVTSEELVSAYLDRIAAYDSDGIRLNALVVMNPDALAEARASDVRRARGELLGPLDGIPYTAKDSYQAKGLTVAAGSPAFKDLVAQRDAFTIERLRGAGAILLGLTNMPPMANGGMQRGVYGRAESPYNGDYLTAAFASGSSNGSGTATAASFAAFGLAEETWSSGRAPASNNGLCAYTPSNGVISVRGNWPLVPTMDVVVPHTRTMADLLEVLDVIVADDAQTRGNFWRAQPWIAIPPASELRPPSYRKLADDGATSLRGKRIGVPRMYINKDDDAGTAPSPGIGGPTGRRIETRDSVIDLWEAARKDLERAGAEVVEVDFPVVSNYEGDRPGAPTVNTRGLISPEYLHSEIVDLSAWAWHDFLQANNDPNLNSLADVDGAQIFPHPEGALPDRYTGFDDDIAEYPEFIRTHPNLQLTDIPHLEEGLRGLEETRRLDLHDWMDENGLDAVVFPASADVGPADADTNEASAELAWRNGVWVANGNLVPRHLGIPTVTVPLGIMSDIGMPVGLTFAGKAYSDSELLRLAAAFESTGRRREAPPRTPAL; this comes from the coding sequence ATGGGATTCGACGTCGTCGAGAAGGGCATCGCGGAGCTTCGCGATGCCCTGGAAACGGGAGCCGTCACCAGCGAGGAGCTCGTTTCCGCGTACCTGGACCGAATCGCTGCCTACGATTCGGACGGCATCCGCCTCAATGCCCTCGTGGTGATGAACCCGGACGCACTGGCCGAGGCCCGCGCATCCGATGTGCGCCGCGCACGCGGCGAGCTGCTTGGTCCGCTGGACGGCATCCCCTATACGGCCAAGGACAGCTACCAGGCAAAGGGGCTGACCGTCGCCGCCGGGTCACCGGCGTTCAAGGACCTCGTAGCGCAGCGGGATGCCTTCACCATCGAGCGGCTTCGCGGTGCCGGGGCAATCCTGCTCGGGCTGACCAACATGCCGCCCATGGCAAACGGCGGCATGCAGCGCGGGGTTTACGGGCGTGCGGAAAGCCCGTACAACGGCGACTACCTGACTGCAGCCTTCGCCTCCGGCTCCTCGAACGGTTCCGGAACGGCAACCGCGGCGAGCTTCGCGGCCTTCGGGCTCGCGGAGGAAACCTGGTCGTCAGGGCGGGCTCCGGCGTCGAACAACGGACTGTGCGCCTACACGCCGTCCAACGGTGTCATCTCCGTCCGGGGCAACTGGCCGCTGGTACCCACAATGGACGTCGTTGTTCCGCACACCCGAACAATGGCGGACCTGCTCGAGGTCCTCGACGTGATCGTCGCCGACGACGCGCAGACCCGCGGCAACTTCTGGCGTGCCCAGCCGTGGATCGCCATTCCGCCCGCTTCCGAGCTGCGTCCGCCGTCGTACCGGAAACTGGCTGACGACGGCGCCACTTCCCTGCGGGGGAAGCGCATCGGCGTGCCGCGCATGTACATCAACAAGGACGACGACGCCGGCACCGCACCTTCGCCCGGCATCGGCGGCCCTACAGGCCGCAGGATCGAGACGCGGGACTCGGTGATCGACCTCTGGGAAGCGGCTCGCAAGGACCTGGAGCGGGCCGGAGCCGAAGTGGTCGAGGTGGACTTCCCCGTAGTGTCCAACTACGAGGGTGACCGCCCCGGCGCGCCGACCGTCAACACCCGCGGCCTCATCAGCCCGGAGTACCTGCACAGCGAGATTGTGGACCTGTCGGCCTGGGCCTGGCATGACTTCCTGCAGGCCAACAACGACCCGAACCTGAACTCGCTGGCCGACGTCGACGGTGCACAGATCTTCCCGCATCCGGAGGGTGCGTTGCCCGACCGGTACACCGGTTTCGACGACGACATCGCGGAGTACCCGGAGTTCATCCGCACACACCCGAACCTGCAGCTGACGGACATCCCGCATTTGGAGGAAGGGCTGCGCGGGCTCGAGGAGACCCGGCGACTGGATCTCCACGACTGGATGGACGAGAACGGACTCGACGCCGTCGTCTTCCCGGCATCGGCCGACGTCGGGCCCGCAGACGCGGACACCAACGAGGCGTCAGCCGAGCTGGCCTGGCGCAACGGCGTCTGGGTTGCCAACGGGAACCTCGTGCCACGGCACCTGGGCATCCCTACAGTCACCGTGCCACTGGGCATCATGTCCGACATCGGGATGCCGGTAGGGCTCA
- a CDS encoding agmatine deiminase family protein — protein sequence MPAEWEQHERTWMAFPPANDTFGAPGSESLEWARTAWTRVARTIARYEPVTVLADPADVEIAREMLGAGIPVQSTPLDDAWMRDAGPTFVHDAQGSVTAVNWIFNGWGAQDWAEWGKDEKVGRAVAEGAGVPVQDSTLVNEGGGFHVDGRGTVLLTETVQLDPGRNPGATKESVEAEIHARIGTRHAIWLPRGLTRDYEEFGTRGHVDIVASFTPDGSVLLHRQDDAAHPDYDVTRFLRSELEKAVDAEGRPLTIIDVPAPKVVRDDEGFVDYSYINHYVGNGVVVLCAFDDANDAVAADILSRAYPGRAIELVDARDIFSFGGGIHCITQQQPAVRSSPEAASAGER from the coding sequence ATGCCCGCCGAGTGGGAGCAGCACGAGCGGACCTGGATGGCGTTCCCGCCGGCCAATGACACCTTTGGTGCGCCCGGCAGCGAATCGCTGGAGTGGGCACGGACGGCCTGGACCCGCGTTGCCCGCACTATCGCCCGCTACGAACCCGTAACGGTGCTCGCGGATCCGGCGGATGTCGAGATCGCTCGGGAGATGCTGGGCGCAGGCATTCCGGTTCAGTCCACTCCTCTCGATGACGCCTGGATGCGCGACGCCGGGCCCACCTTCGTGCACGATGCGCAGGGCTCCGTCACCGCCGTCAACTGGATCTTCAACGGCTGGGGCGCGCAGGACTGGGCCGAGTGGGGCAAGGACGAGAAGGTGGGCCGGGCCGTAGCGGAAGGCGCAGGAGTGCCGGTGCAGGACAGCACGCTCGTCAACGAGGGCGGCGGCTTCCACGTCGACGGACGCGGCACCGTCCTGCTCACGGAAACCGTGCAGCTTGATCCGGGCCGCAATCCCGGCGCCACGAAGGAGTCGGTGGAGGCCGAAATCCACGCCCGGATCGGCACCAGGCACGCCATCTGGCTTCCCCGCGGCCTGACCCGGGACTATGAGGAGTTCGGCACGCGCGGACACGTGGACATCGTCGCCTCCTTCACGCCGGACGGGTCGGTGCTGCTGCACCGCCAGGACGACGCCGCGCACCCGGACTACGACGTGACCCGCTTCCTGCGCTCCGAACTGGAGAAAGCGGTCGACGCCGAGGGCCGTCCCCTGACCATCATCGACGTACCGGCTCCAAAGGTGGTCCGGGACGATGAAGGTTTCGTGGACTACTCCTACATCAACCACTACGTGGGCAACGGTGTGGTGGTGCTCTGTGCCTTTGATGACGCGAACGACGCCGTTGCGGCCGACATCCTGTCCCGCGCCTACCCCGGACGGGCCATTGAGCTTGTCGATGCCCGTGACATCTTCTCCTTCGGGGGTGGTATCCACTGCATCACGCAGCAGCAGCCGGCCGTGCGGTCAAGCCCGGAAGCCGCCAGCGCAGGAGAACGCTGA